The following coding sequences are from one Clostridiales bacterium window:
- a CDS encoding RluA family pseudouridine synthase, with product MNEDYLTYTAEKADDGVKLDNILKSRMNLSRRLITDLKKAKNIFINNKHVFTNALVKTGDVVSVNIYKEESQDIEPENIPVDVVFEDADLLIVNKMPGIVVHPTKGHPNGTLSNGIIYYLRQKGDKSIVRLVNRLDRDTSGLVIIAKNKFTHQALAKELDSNEISKKYICIAHGNFTQKSGTIDLPIGRPSRETIKREVMTSGYKAVTHYKVIEDLDEASLVELRLETGKTHQIRVHMSYIGHPIFGDTLYGTADDSRFINRQALHAYMLEFNHPRYGSRVRLKTEIPDDMKSLLLKLKV from the coding sequence ATGAATGAGGATTATTTGACATATACTGCAGAGAAAGCAGATGACGGAGTAAAACTTGACAATATATTAAAAAGCAGGATGAATTTATCGAGAAGGTTGATAACCGACTTGAAGAAAGCGAAAAACATTTTTATAAATAACAAGCATGTATTTACAAATGCTCTCGTAAAGACAGGCGATGTGGTGTCCGTCAACATATACAAGGAAGAAAGCCAGGATATAGAGCCGGAAAATATACCGGTAGACGTGGTATTTGAGGACGCAGATCTTTTGATTGTGAATAAAATGCCGGGTATTGTCGTACATCCGACAAAGGGACATCCCAACGGGACGCTTTCAAACGGCATAATATATTACCTCAGGCAAAAGGGCGATAAGTCCATAGTGAGGCTCGTAAACAGGCTCGACAGGGATACTTCGGGACTCGTAATAATAGCAAAAAATAAATTTACCCATCAGGCATTGGCAAAGGAGCTTGATTCCAATGAAATAAGCAAGAAATACATATGCATCGCCCATGGAAACTTTACGCAAAAATCCGGAACTATAGATCTCCCGATCGGCAGGCCTTCCCGGGAGACAATAAAGCGGGAGGTAATGACATCAGGGTATAAAGCCGTTACTCATTATAAAGTCATAGAGGATCTTGACGAGGCCTCATTAGTGGAGCTGAGACTCGAAACGGGCAAGACCCATCAGATAAGGGTGCACATGAGCTATATAGGGCATCCTATTTTTGGCGATACACTGTATGGGACTGCGGATGACAGCAGATTCATAAACAGACAGGCCCTCCATGCATATATGCTGGAATTCAATCATCCAAGATACGGAAGCAGGGTGAGATTGAAAACGGAAATTCCGGACGATATGAAATCGCTGCTGCTAAAACTTAAGGTGTAA